A DNA window from Setaria viridis chromosome 2, Setaria_viridis_v4.0, whole genome shotgun sequence contains the following coding sequences:
- the LOC117842465 gene encoding momilactone A synthase — protein sequence MLRAAQLVFRRETGRAPGALRDLIGSFSTESNSQRLAGKVAIITGAASGIGKATATEFIRNGAKVILTDIQDDAGRAVAAGLGPDASYARCDVTDEAQIAAAVDLAVARHGHLDVLYSNAGVAGAAVPAPLASLDLADFDRVMAANARSVVACLKHAARVMAPRGNGCVLCTGSTTGMLGGVAALPYSLSKATVMSVVRVAAEELARSGVRVNAISPHAIATPLLVRSLARMHPGVADEQLKRMVETGMSELRGAVLELEDVARAAVYLASDEAKFVTGHNLVIDGGFTAGKRIGVPAAR from the exons ATGCTCAGAGCAGCGCAACTCGTTTTCAG GAGGGAGACGGGCAGAGCTCCGGGAGCCTTGCGTGACCTCATCGGTAGCTTCTCAACGGAGTCGAACAGCCAGAGGTTAGCTGGTAAGGTCGCCATCATCACCGGCGCAGCCAGCGGCATCGGCAAGGCGACGGCCACCGAGTTCATCCGCAACGGCGCCAAGGTGATACTCACCGACATCCAGGACGACGCCGGCCGCGCCGTGGCCGCGGGGCTCGGCCCCGACGCGTCCTACGCCCGTTGCGACGTCACCGACGAGGCCCAGATCGCGGCCGCGGTGGACCTTGCCGTGGCGCGCCACGGCCACCTGGACGTGCTCTACAGCAACGCGGGCGTGGCGGGCGCCGCGGTCCCCGCGCCGCTGGCGTCGCTGGACCTCGCCGACTTCGACCGCGTCATGGCCGCCAACGCGCGGTCGGTGGTGGCGTGCCTCAAGCACGCCGCGCGCGTCATGGCGCCCCGGGGCAACGGCTGCGTCCTCTGCACGGGGAGCACGACGGGGATGctcggcggcgtggcggcgctgcCCTACAGCCTGTCCAAGGCCACGGTCATGAGCGTGGTgcgcgtggcggcggaggagctggcGCGCTCGGGGGTGCGCGTGAACGCCATCTCGCCGCACGCCATCGCGACGCCGCTGCTGGTCCGCTCGCTCGCGAGGATGCACCCGGGCGTCGCCGACGAGCAGCTGAAGCGAATGGTGGAGACGGGCATGAGCGAGCTCCGCGGCGCGGTGCTGGAGCTGGAGGACGTGGCGAGGGCGGCCGTGTACCTGGCGTCCGACGAGGCCAAGTTCGTGACCGGGCACAACCTCGTCATCGACGGCGGGTTCACGGCCGGGAAGCGGATAGGCGTGCCCGCGGCGAGATGA